CAGTTGAGCAGGTTATCAACTATCTTGCCGTGATCGTCCAGGCGCTTCAGTTCCTCGCTGTGGTAGTTTGGATCAAACAGGCTGAAGTACTTGATTATGTCCTGACCTGAAAAACTTGCCTTCTCTAAAATGGGGCGCATGAATTCACGGATTTCAGAATCTGAAAAGCCTCGATCCCGCAGCTCACTATAAACCCCGCTCTTGTAGTCCATTTCCGTGGCGGCAAGTTTTGTTGCAGCATCGCTGACAACTAGGGCTGCAATCCGCGCGTCTGAAGCGTCCCCAAACGCATGGAGATCAGGGATTACAACGATCAGCAGCACGGCAAGGAGCAGACAAAATGAGAGCTTTCGCATTTTGCAAGCATACTGAGCCTGCCATGCGGAAGCAAGCAGATGCAAAGAGGGCTGGGAGTTACCCCAGCCCTCTTCGTGTATCCATTATATTCGTTTCAGTCATATGCTTTAAATATTATTCTTTTATTAAATCTTTAATCTCTATGCTCAATAGATCAAATTTGTCTACCTCATATTTTAAAATATGCGTTATATCTTTGAGTACCAATGCAATTGAGTGTATTTGAATTTCATCGCTCACCAATTTATCTGACTCGTTCTCTGAGAATGACTGAATAAGCTGTAGACGGAGTAACATATCATAAATTGAGTCTGAAAATTCGTCTAATTTTCTACATACCGTAGCTGCTTCTTCAGATTTAACAGACTTGTACTTTTCGATATTTTCATGCACTCTAGTTTCAACCATAATAGCACCTCTATTGTGCTTTGCGGTTAGGCCCAGCAGGATTTCGTAGCTCCTTGCTGGGCCGTCTCTTATTCCTCGCCATTGTCCAGAGCCTGTGCTGCATTGCCAGTTGCAAGCCATGCTTTGACCGCATCAGGATCAATTCTCCAACTCCGCCCAACTTTTCTTGCGGGCAATCCGTCCTGAAGAGCCAGAAAGATGGTTTTACGATCAATGCGCAAAGCCTCCGCGCACTCTTCGACGGTCATACCTATGTGCGGCCAGTTTATTTTTTCAACCATAGCTCCACCAAAAACTTAAAAGGAATTTAATTGGAACTTATTCGGAACTAATAATTCCGTCAAGTCCGGTCCATACAAACAAAATGTCAATTTTGAGTATAGTCTAAATGGACAGCAAGCTTCCGCACAAAAAGTGTCAAAATAGGGTTGTAAAAATAATTTATTGACATAATCAAATTTGATTCTTAGATTCTAATTAGACACTTTATAGGAGAAAACCCCATGAGCAAGCAAATTGGATATGTTCGCGTCAGCAGCGTTGACCAGAACACGGGCCGCCAGCTTGAAGGCATTGCCCTGGATAAAGTCTTCACCGACAAAGCCAGCGGCAAAAGCAGACAGCGCCCTCAGCTAGAGGCTTGCTTGGAATACCTCCGTGACGGTGACACGCTCCACGTTCACAGCATTGACCGCTTTGCCCGCAATCTTCAGGATTTGCTTACGCTCATTTCGGATTTGACTAGCCGCGCCGTGACGGTGCAGTTCCACAAAGAAGGCTTGATCTTTACGGGGGAAGACAGCCCGTTCCAGCGTCTTCAGTTGCAGATCATCGGCAGCGTGGCTGAATTTGAACGGGCCATGATTCGGGAGCGCCAGCGCGAAGGCATCGCCATGGCAAAGAAGGAAGGAAAATACAAAGGCCGTAAGGCAGCACTAGATGCAGCCCAAATAGCCGAAGTCCGCGAACAAATTAACGCTGGGGCCAAGATTGCACAAGTTGCGCGTAACTTAGGAATTTCACGGCAAACGCTTTACACGTCCCTTGAACGTATGCTTTGATCTCTATTAAGCTTATCTAGGAGCTGACGGGAAAGATGTGGAAGATTGAACCAACCACAATCGAATCTGCTGCAAGCTCCATGCACAGCCAAGAAAGATAGCGGAAGAGCACAAGGCCTCTCCGAAATTATTAGATATCTCGTCAATAAACGGCACGAATCTAAAGGGGCGTTTATGAAAGCATGGGGAACCCACGTTTATCGCATTGGAAACGAGGAAAACCTAGACGTCCAAACCCCCGAAGAGAGCAAAAAAATTGAGCTCCAGAAAAAACAGATTGAACCGTGGCTAGCAGCTGTTTTTCAGAGTGAGCACCTTGCCCTCTTGCTTGGCAGTGGTTTCACAAAGGCAGTTGCATACCAGGCCGGAACCACAGCAGCTGACATGGCTTGTGACTACAGCGACTTCCCCTTGGCTGACAAACTAAAAGACGCGGCACAAAGTGCAGCCAAGACAATGGGGCGCGGTGAAGCAAACATTGAAGATCAGATCCGGGCTGCCAACGCTTTGGCTCAAGGGTTAAAAATCTTGGGCGATAAAAGCCACGTTGCGGTCACGTCCGCCCTTGACTCTTTGTTCAAAAAATTTCTGAACGGCATTTCCACGACTGAAAGAAATATAAAGACAGCAATAGAAAAGGACGTGGCATCAGAGCCGGTCACAACCTCCCCCGGTGGCGATAGGGCCGTGGAGAATGATGACTCGGAAAAACTCGATTCGCTTGTTATGCTTGTGTCCTTTCTGCTTAGCTTCTCTAGCCGAACAGCGACGAGGGAACGGCTCCATATTTTCACCACGAATTACGACAGACTGATCGAATATGGTGCAGACCTTGCTGGCCTTCACTTGCTTGATCGTTTTGTCGGATGTCTTGAACCGATTTTTAGATCTTCACGGTTGGACATTGATATGCACTACAATCCACCAGGTATACGCGGTGAACCTCGCTACCTGGAGGGTGTTGTTCGGCTTACCAAGCTGCACGGATCATTGGATTGGGTTTACCGAAAAGGCTTTGTAAGAAAAGTTGGGATACCGTTTGGCCCGCAAGAGGGCCACCCCGCTATTGACGACCAGCCAAATAGTTCTGTGATGATATACCCGAACGCAGCCAAGGACCGAGAAACCTCTGAATACCCCTACGTCGAGTTATTCCGAGATTATGCCGCTGCAGTCTGCCGCCCAAACTCAGTTCTTGTTACTTATGGCTATGGTTTTGGTGATGAACATATCAACCGCACCATAGCTGATATGTTGACGATTCCCTCAACGCATCTCGTTATTATTTCCTTCGGTGATGAAGGGGGGAGGATTAGTTCATTCTGTAAACAGGTTGGAAGAAAGGCCCAAATATCGCTATTAATCGGTCCGCACTTTGGCGATATGCCAACCTTGGTTGAAAACTACCTTCCCAAACCGGCAATCGATCGCATCACAATACGGCAGACTGATTTGCTTCGGAACCGAGGGTGGGAAACCACCTCCCATAGGGGCGGGGAGGAAGAGTCATGACCTCACCGATTTCCAAGATTTCTTCATTGACAATTGGGACTGTGGAGAATGTTGCTCCAGACGAAATTGGGGTATTGCTTGATATTGATTCCCCCAGAAATACAGCCCTTAACACTGGCGTCCCGACTCCTTTTCCAAGAATAAACAGCTTCGTTCTTTTGCCTAATGAATCTGGGGCGGTAGTTGGGATTGTTGTATGGCTTGGTGTGGAAAGGTCGGCCTATCCCAAACGACAGGGGCTTAAAGATTTTGGCCTGATCGACCTGCCTTTCCCACTCCGTAAAATGTCCGTGTGCCCAATTGGAACACTTTTTTCGAAAAAAAAGACATGGTACCTTGAAAGAGGTGTTCAGAGCTTTCCATCAGTTGGCGATCCAGTAATTCTGCCAACAAGGGATCAAACCATTGCCATCGTTACAGGGCAAGGCACGGACAACCGAGTTCCACTTGGGACCTGTCCTATTGCGCACGATGCACCAATCGCAGTTGACCCTGACAAGCTATTTGGTCGCCATCTTGCGGTCTTAGGCAACACCGGAAGCGGCAAGTCTTGCACCTTAGCGTCCTTAGTGCGGTCTGCGGTTGAATCGGCTCAAAAGTCCATTAAGCACCCCGAAACCCCAGCAGGAGCCGAAGAACGCCCAAAAGGACATGTCAATCCCAACACACGTTTTATTATCTTTGATCCTAATGGCGAGTACGCAACATGCTTCCAGGATTTGGGATCTGGCTGCCGAGTATTTCAGATTCCGCCAATTACTAACACCAAAGCTGAAGGCTTCACGTTACCGGCTTGGATGTGGAATAGTTCAGAATGGGCAGCAGTTGCTCAAGCGGCCCCAAGAGTTCAAAAACCTATCCTGCAGACAGCGTTACGAGATCTAAGGTCTGGAAGTTGCGGTTCCCTGGATTTGAGGACCAAAATCTGGGGACGCTGTCGCATGGTGTTGGTGTTTTTATCGCAGTTCGAGGGGAAAGGAACTATCGGGTGGCCACATACGAATAACTGTGGCTCTCAGCTAAGCGCATTTCGCGACGATATTCAAAGCTATAAAGCACAACTCAAAGATGATGATCCTTTATTACAACCGCTGATAGGACTGGAGACACAGCTCAATCATACCATTACTGCGAACCAGAAAAAAGACAGAACCTTTCATGATTTTTCAGATGAATCTTTGTCAGCAATTGTTAATCTAATCAGCAAAGTGTTGGCGCAATATCAAACAAAGATGCATCAATTTTGTTCGAATGAAGATTCACCAGTTATTTTTGATATAAATAGCCTTGCAGACTACTTGGAGATCGTAGCAAACCAGCAAGGAAATAATACGAACCAATTCATTGCGACGATGATCATGAGGATCAAAGCGATGCTTGGTGATATCCGAATGAAGGATGTTATCACGCCTGACAAGATTCCAAATCTTTCGGATTGGCTTAATTGCAATGTCGGCGCAGATTGTGGTTCAAACGGTCCAGTTGCCGTGATAGATCTATCCCTCGTACCGTACGAGATTCTCCATCTCGTTGTAGCAGTATCATCGCGGCTGATACTGGAGTCTTTACAACGATACAGAAAACTTAACAGTCAGAACCTGCCGACCGTACTAGTCCTGGAAGAAGCCCACACATTTGTGGCAAAATGCACTCCGCATGGCGATGACATTCCAAGCCCCGCAGATATGTGCCGAGGGATTTTTGAACGAATTGCACGGGAGGGGCGCAAGTTCGGATTAGGACTAGTACTGTCATCACAGCGACCATCTGAACTATCTGAAACGGTGCTGTCTCAGTGCAATTCTTTCCTTCTGCACCGAATTACAAATGATCGAGATCAAGATTTAATTTCACGCTTGGTGCCAGATAGTGCACGCGGGCTGCTTCGTGAACTGCCGAGTCTGCCGACACGTCACTGTATTCTTCTCGGCATCGCTTCAAAAGTACCAGTACTTGTCGAGGTGAAAAGGATGGAAGACGGACAGCGTCCTGAATCCGACGACCCGGACTTCTGGAAGGTTTGGACCAACGAAGCACCTCGACCAATCGATTGGGCAAAAATCACAAAAGATTGGATCGGATCGAGCAATGATGCAGTGCCTCCGCAAGAGGCGAAATAGGCCACCAAGGACGACATCCCGTGACGGGGGGAGGATATATGCCTGATTTGGCACTAAACGTTACCACAGGCCAAGTGCTTGATGCGCGAGAGCTTGCGGCAACCCAAAATGGTATTGATGATGATTGGATTTGCCCAGATTCCAACTGTGCCGTGCGCATGGTTCCGGCTGCATGTCGAAACGCTAAATACAGGGTAAGCCCATATTTCCGTGCACTAGAGCCACATATGATTGGTTGCAAAGCAGATGGCTTACGCAGCATTGTCAAAGAAGGACGATTGCATCCAATTCAAACGAAAATGACCTTTCCAGAGGTATTGCCAACCGTACTGTATTTAGCAGCACAACGCCCTCAGCGGCCTACAGCAGAGCAACAAGCTGATGGAGGTTGCATCGACACCTATCGTGGTCAGGGGGCGGAAGCCTCCAATGCTAGCCGCCATCATGCGACAGCCTCCACACTTAGGAGAATTGCCGAAGCTTTTTGCGCCTATCCACTTGATCGTGATCTTCCATTACGTATCCCCGGGTGTGTTGGAACTACGTATCGTACTTGTTTTAAACGAGTTGGTAACACCCAAGGCTTTGTCGATGATCCGAAAAAAGTGCTATATGCACCCATCAGATTTGCTAAAAAGACGATATGCGAAGAGGTATTAACTGTTGAATTGAACCAAGTCGTGTGGCCTAGTGAGCACAGAGATGATGTAAAGATTATACCTGAAGCCAACTATAAAGTTGAATTTAATATGGGAGAATGGAGTGAAGGATGTAGAAAGAGATTTTTATGTGAGGTCGACAAATTTATCAATATTCAAAGAGAAAATTACAGAGTAAAGTCTGACTGGGCAGTATTTTTATTCTTTCTTGGGACTCAGGATGAAAATAATAAGAACGTTTTCAGAGTTAATGATCACAGGCTTATTTATCTCATTGAACTAAATGATAAAGACTTCCCACACAAAAAAGGGAAAAGATAAATTTTATTTACTGTTGAATCACTAAGGGTTTGCATAGCGATTTTGTGTGCCCTAACTTTATCGCCCCCACAGGAGATTATTTTGCATAATAACATTTGGGGGTATCTTTGGGGGTATTAACAATATTTATATTTTATTTATTTAATTAAAACAAAATATTATTTATAATTATACAGTCTCCCCTTCGCACCATAAGAAGATAAGGGATTACAACAGCTTGTTGTAATCCCTTTTTCGTTTACCCACGGCTTGAAACGCGCCTTTCCGGCCTTTTGACCCCCCAAATCAGACCTCCCTCCAACGAGGGTCACAAATGGGGTCACAAGCGAGTCGATTTATGGCACAGGCATCTTTCGTCCATCCTCTCCGTTCCGGCAAAGCTCCCAGCTTCCTTTACCTAAAGAATGGAATTTTCTACTATCGCTACAGGTTCCCTGGTTGGCTGATAGCCCACATGGGGCACACAGAAATTCGCGTCAGCCTGCGCGCTGGCCGTCGGCCACAAGCCCTGCTGCTACTCCAACAGGTACTGGATGGGGTTCTCAATGAACCCCCAAAAGCCTGGTGACGCCGAATGAAATTCGCAGGCGTTTGAATGGCTACCTCCGATTCATGCTGGACAATGACGCGGCATCTGTCACTCACTAAGAGATACGTAACGTTCGCGACACCCTACGCAAATTGCCGCCATCAAGAAAGAAAAGTCCAATTTCCGCGACAAAAGCATTGCAGAGCTTCTTGCAATGCCCCACGCTGAAACCATTTTCGTAAGACCGTAAACATAATTGTTCAAGCCATCTTAGGCATGTATGAATGGGCAATTCGTGAGCAGTTGCTGGTCATCAACCCTGCAAGAGGGTGGTACCGATATCCGACCTTGCTGGGCATAATTTTTCGTTAGGCAAGCTAACCTTGGCAAGCGCCAAAGGAACAGAACCGGGATCCCAACGGAAAGCTCTAATTGAAAGCGGTATAATACCATGCAATTGCTCTAGTCTCGTGAGTTTATCCGTTCATTGCACAATTGGGAGTGCCCGGTTTAGTGGCGGGCAGACTGATAAGAGCACACGGACAAAATTTCCACCCTGAAACCCAATTGGAGTTGGGGAAGCTGACGGGTTTGAGATTGCCTGCGACAACGGTGCGCGGGTGCGCGTCATTTTTTGCCCTGTATAGTCGATAACTCCTACCAGTTTTGACTAATTGGTTAATCTGGGCTGCAAGGTCCGATATCTACTTGGAGGCAAATCTACCAGATGGCGTTTTTTCTTCAAACCGCCACAGCCCGCTGTTACCTCTCAACTTTCCCTGTCTCAAGAGGCAACGTCGGGTCTGCGGCCCATTCGAACAATGACGCGTCGTAAACAGTTATGTTATCAGCACCCAGCAGGTGTAATGCAAAGGCAACGCTACAGGCGGCCAGCCCTCCTCCACAATATGAAATAGTAGGCCTTAACACGCTCAACCCCGCCTCCGAGAATATTTTCCTGAGGGCCACTGCGGGCAGAAAAGCCATGGTCTTTGAATCCACCAACGCTTTTGCGGGAACATTAATGCTGCCAGGAATATGCCCTGGTCTTGCATACCGTTGTAACGATCCGTCAAATATCTCCGGGGCCAACGCGTCGATAAGCAGGGCCCGGTTGGTTTGCAAGTTTTTCAGTACCGCCTGTTTGTCAACAAAAACTGTAGGAGCTGGTCGCAGGGGGAATTCGGCCTTGCACCAACCGGGCTGCTCCCGTGTGACCCGGCGGTGCTCCATGCTCCATTTCCGCCAACCACCGTTAAGAACCACAGCGTCGTTAAAGCCGTTGGCATGGAGCATCCACCACAGTCTGGCGGCACAAATGTTGTCCGTGTCATCGTAAAGAACGGCTGTTGTTCCACGGCCCAATCCCAATCCCCCCATCACCTGAGAAAACCGTTCTGGCGTTGGCATCATCAGGGGCAGGTCGCTATCCGGATCCGAGAGTTCCTCCAGCAAATCCACGTAGGCGCTTCCAGGAATATGCCCGTTCTGCCAGTTGCTTATTCCTGTTCCCGGTTCAGCGTGAAAGTATGCGCTGCAATCGAAAATTCTTAACGTCGGATTATCAATGTTCACTTCAAGCCAGTCTGTTTCGATAAGACTGCCCGATCTGGGATAGCCACCGACGTTTGAGCTGCCAACCGTTATTTGCGAGCACATTTTATGCATCGCTTGCCTCACATGTGGCTGATTGTTTATTACCCGGCCATTTCACTAGCCGAACTGATTAATTAAATGTATTTCACATCTATGAAATCGTTTCCAATGATAATTTTCTATTACAACAATCGGCCTGAATGAAGAGTATAAAATGGAACTGCGCGACTTGCGAACATTCGTCACCCTTGCGTCACTGCTCAATTTTAACCAAACGGGAAAGGTCCTGAATGCAGCGCAATCCACTGTATCCATGCGTATTAAGGCGCTTGAAGACGAACTTGATGTTCGCCTGTTTGAGCGGCTGGGGCGCAAGGTTGTTTTGACGGAATCTGGACTCAAGCTGTTACAGTACGCCAGAAAAATGCTCGAAATAGAGGAGGAAGCCAGGGCTTCTGTCAGTGACAATGCCGCATCGGGCAACGTGACCATAAAGGTTCCGGAATCTCTGGAATGTCACCGGATGCCCGGCGTTCTGCTTGCGTTTCGGCGCAAGATCCCAACAGGCAGAGTTCGCATTCTTCCTTGTATCGCGGGTAACGTGGCCGAAGATTTGCGCCGGGGGGTGACGGATTTGGCCTTTGTGTTTGCCTACGAGCCGTCCGCACGGGATATTAATGCGGCATTCTTGGGCACGGATGAGCTGGTGGCCGTGGCTGCACCGGAGCACCCCTTGGCGGGCATGAAGATGGTAGGACCGGCAGACATCCTGAAGCATAGCCTCCTGCTGGCGGCTTCGGATTGCAGCTATCGCCGGACATTTGAAATTTTTTTGTCGGAAACAGCCAACCTGCCCCAACCCTCAGTGGAATGTGACTGCGTCGCCGCAGCCATCAGTATGGTTCGAGCTGGCCTTGGCTTGACCATACTTCCAGAAATGGCTGTGCGTGACCACATCGCAGCGGGTGCGTTGCGGCGGCTGCCGTTGATTGGCGGACCTTTTGAAACTGGCGTATTTATGTTGTGGCACAAAGATAAATGGCTTTCCCCATGCTTGCGGGATTTTATGGCCGTGTGCCGCGACCACCTGATGCGGGAGTAGATCAAGTCCCTGTAGCAAAGCCGCAAAGACTGTTGAGGATGTACTCCATGCTCAAAAAACCATGCATCCACGGCCTTGCCGCTAAATTCTGGACCGTTATCAACATTGATACGTTGCGGTAGCCTTCCTTGAAGGCATAGTTTTTCAAGAACGCGCACAACTCGAACTCCAGGCAACGACATATCCACTTCGAGCGCCGGACTTGAACGATCCCACAGATCAGCAATTGTCAAAATCCGGATGCGTCGCCCACCCATAAAGGAGTCGCTTACAAAATCCATCGCCATCGTTCATCTGGGCCATCGGGGCCAGCCTGGACAATACGGGCATGGCTTGGACGCTTCACTCGCTTGCGGGTACGCAACGAAAGGTTTTCTTCCTGGTAAATCCTTTCTGCCCACTTGTGGTTCTGCACCAACCCTTCCCGGCGCAATAACTCATGCAGGCGCGGAGAACCGAAACGCCGCCGGTCATTTGCCAGTTTCAGCATCCGAGTCCGCAAAAGAAGATCACGGTCCTCAGATGGTGGCCGCCTAGCTGAAAAGCGATTAAACTGAATCACTCCGGCAAGCCCGCCGCTCTGAGTAGCCATGCACCGCCTGAATGTGATGCACGGCTTCCCTGTTGGCTGCGGGCTTCAAAAGTTTTTTGAGATCACGTCCTTCAGGACGACGATATCAAGTGCCTGTTAGCCTACAAGTCGTTTCAGACGGGCGTTCTCTTCCTCCAACTGGCGCAACCGCTTGGCGTCAGAGATGTTCATTCCACCGAACTTGCTGCGCCATTTGTAAATGGTCGCATCCGAAATGCCATTCTGACGGCACAGATCGACAACGCGAACGCCAGCCTCGGCTTGCCGCAATATCCCAATAATCTGCTCTTCGGTGAATCTGCTACGTTTCATTCTTGTGCTCCTATGTCAGGAACACCAACTTTTCAATGGCATACCTTTCGGGGGGAGGGTCAAACTGCGGACGGGTTGCCTGTTCTTCCGCTTCCTGTTCTCTATTGATGCGACTTGTTCTGTACCAGCCAGAACCACCTCTGCTTCAGCGCCTACCTGCAAATAGCTCGGCTGGGCAAGACAGTATTTCCCTCTGAAGAATTTTCTGGAACGCACAAAATTTCTTGCGTGAAGTCATGGATGATGCTTGCTGGTGAGCCTCTTGCCCAAGATGGCAGCGATCTGGGCACGTATGGGGCGCTCCATTGATCTTTATATCATGCCCGCTCGGCTGTATGCAAAAACGTGATTTTTTGATCTGGCTTCTTCAAGCTGAAATTCTCGTGTTGGATCTGCCTTTGAACACGCTTCCAACTGATGATGTCAATTGTCACCCCAATTAACGGCCGAGACAAATTGATAATTTTTGAGGGAGATGAAGTAAATTTATGTGAGAATTACAGCACATTACGTGTGGGGAAAGAATATGGCAGTGTACCGTGCACTGTAATTGGAGGATGAGCTAGTGCAGGCGTATTGATCGGGAAGGGTCTGCTCTTCGTAAACGTAGTTACAATTCAGCGCAAATCCAACATGAGGCGTATTTGAGGAGGAAGCACTGAGGGAAACGCAACGAATCGCTTCCTTGAATTTTGGAATGAACGGAGCAAAACGACAAAGGGGCGCAGTGCGCCCCTTTGTCAGTATTCGTCAAACCAGCAAAGCTCTTACGCTTCGGCGGTTTCTTCAGCCTTGGGCTTGCGGGTACGCTTGGGCTTGGCAGGCGCTTCTTCAACAATGGCTTCCGTAGCGGGAGCAGCTTCAAGAGCGCGAGAAAGCTCAATAATGGCCATGGGGGCGTTGTCGCCCTTACGGGGCATGGCCAGCTTAAGGATACGGGTGTAACCGCCGGGAACACCGGCGAAAACAGGGCCGATCTCGTCAAAAAGGCGCTTAACCAAAGCGTGATCGTTCAACACACGGTAAGCCTGACGGCGGGCGTGCAGGTCGTTGCGCTTGGCAAGGGTGATCAGGGGTTCCACCACCCGGCGCAGCTCCTTGGCCTTAATTTCCGTGGTGCGGATTTTGCCGTGGATCAGCAGGGCCTTAGCGAGATTTTGCAACAGGGCCTTACGGTGCGCAGGCGTACGCGAGAGTTTCCTGCCGGAATTGCTATGCCTCATTTTGCTGCTTCCTTTTCCATTCCTGATATTTCTTGTCGAAGGAATCGACCTTCATGCCGAAGTCAAGGCCCATGTCCAAAAGAACACCCTTGATTTCATCCAACGACTTGCGACCAAAATTCTTGGTCTTGAGCATCTCGCCTTCCGAACGCTGCACCAGCTCGCCCACCAGGGCAATGTTGGCGCCGCGCAGGCAGTTGGTGGCGCGCACCGACAATTCAAGATCGTCAATGCTTTTGTACAGATGCTCATTGATTTCGCCGCTCTCGCCGCTGCCGTGCCGCATGTCGCCAGACACGCGCTCATCAAAGTTGATGAACACTGAAATCTGGTCCTTGATGATCTTGGCACTGTAGGCAATGGCATCCTCGGGTGTGAGGGAGCCGTCGGTCCATACTTCCAGCAACAGGCGGTCGTAGTTGGTCATCTGACCAACGCGAGCCTGTTCCACGGTGTAGGCCACCTTGCGCACAGGGGAGAAACTGGAATCCAGCTTGATAACGCCGATTTCCTCGTTCAGTCCCTCGTGCATATCCGCAGGCACATAGCCCTTGCCCATGCGAGCCTCAAATTCCATCTCTAGCACGACATCCTCAGTGAGGGTGGCAATATGCTGATCAGGGTTGAGCACTTCAACATGCTGGTTGCCCGTAATGTTCCCGGCGGTCACCGGGCCTTTCTGGTCAACACGCAGGGTAATGCGCTGCGGTTCATCTGTGTCCATGCGCAGGCGAACCTGCTTGATATTCAGAATGACATCCGTGATGTCTTCAAGAACACCATGCACCGTGGTGAATTCATGCTGCACACCGATGATTTTCACCGACACGAAGGCCGCACCCTGGAGGGACGACAAAAGAACCCGGCGCATTGCATTGCCGATGGTGGTGCCGTAGCCCCGTTCCAGCGGTTCGCAAATGAATTTGCCGTGCGTGATGCTGGCGGTTTCTTCTTCGCGCATGATCTGATCGGGCTTTACAAGCTCTGACCAGTTGCGTGCATTTATAAGGCGTTCGCCCTGTTTTATAAGCATGCGAACCCCCGCTTATTTCGAGTAAAGTTCGACAATCAGCTGCTCGTTGACGGGGAACTGGATATCGTCACGCTGCGGCAGCGCCTTGACAGAGCCTTTGAAAGCTGCACCGTCGGCTTCAAGCCAGGCGGGGCAACCACGACGAGCAATGACTTCCTGAGCTTCTGCAAGCACGGGAATCTTGCGATTCTTTTCGGGCACTTCAATGCTGTCACCCACGCGAACCTGCAAGGAAGGAATGTTCACCTTGCGGCCGTTGAGGGTGAAAATGCCGTGCCGCACGAGCTGACGAGCCTGGTTGCGCGAGTTGGCAAAACCAAGGCGGTACACCACGTTGTCGAGGCGGCGTTCAAGAATAACGAGCAGGTTGGTACCAGTGACGCCCTTCTGCATTTCGGCCTTCTCGAAGTAGCCATGGAACTGGCGTTCGAGAATGCCGTAAGCGCGGCGGGTCTTCTGCTTCTCACGCAGCTGCACTGCGTATTCGCTGACCTTCTTGCGCGCGCGGCCATGCTGGCCGGGGGCATAA
The Desulfovibrio sp. genome window above contains:
- a CDS encoding helix-turn-helix domain-containing protein yields the protein MVEKINWPHIGMTVEECAEALRIDRKTIFLALQDGLPARKVGRSWRIDPDAVKAWLATGNAAQALDNGEE
- a CDS encoding recombinase family protein, with the protein product MSKQIGYVRVSSVDQNTGRQLEGIALDKVFTDKASGKSRQRPQLEACLEYLRDGDTLHVHSIDRFARNLQDLLTLISDLTSRAVTVQFHKEGLIFTGEDSPFQRLQLQIIGSVAEFERAMIRERQREGIAMAKKEGKYKGRKAALDAAQIAEVREQINAGAKIAQVARNLGISRQTLYTSLERML
- a CDS encoding SIR2 family protein, whose product is MKAWGTHVYRIGNEENLDVQTPEESKKIELQKKQIEPWLAAVFQSEHLALLLGSGFTKAVAYQAGTTAADMACDYSDFPLADKLKDAAQSAAKTMGRGEANIEDQIRAANALAQGLKILGDKSHVAVTSALDSLFKKFLNGISTTERNIKTAIEKDVASEPVTTSPGGDRAVENDDSEKLDSLVMLVSFLLSFSSRTATRERLHIFTTNYDRLIEYGADLAGLHLLDRFVGCLEPIFRSSRLDIDMHYNPPGIRGEPRYLEGVVRLTKLHGSLDWVYRKGFVRKVGIPFGPQEGHPAIDDQPNSSVMIYPNAAKDRETSEYPYVELFRDYAAAVCRPNSVLVTYGYGFGDEHINRTIADMLTIPSTHLVIISFGDEGGRISSFCKQVGRKAQISLLIGPHFGDMPTLVENYLPKPAIDRITIRQTDLLRNRGWETTSHRGGEEES
- a CDS encoding DUF87 domain-containing protein, translating into MTSPISKISSLTIGTVENVAPDEIGVLLDIDSPRNTALNTGVPTPFPRINSFVLLPNESGAVVGIVVWLGVERSAYPKRQGLKDFGLIDLPFPLRKMSVCPIGTLFSKKKTWYLERGVQSFPSVGDPVILPTRDQTIAIVTGQGTDNRVPLGTCPIAHDAPIAVDPDKLFGRHLAVLGNTGSGKSCTLASLVRSAVESAQKSIKHPETPAGAEERPKGHVNPNTRFIIFDPNGEYATCFQDLGSGCRVFQIPPITNTKAEGFTLPAWMWNSSEWAAVAQAAPRVQKPILQTALRDLRSGSCGSLDLRTKIWGRCRMVLVFLSQFEGKGTIGWPHTNNCGSQLSAFRDDIQSYKAQLKDDDPLLQPLIGLETQLNHTITANQKKDRTFHDFSDESLSAIVNLISKVLAQYQTKMHQFCSNEDSPVIFDINSLADYLEIVANQQGNNTNQFIATMIMRIKAMLGDIRMKDVITPDKIPNLSDWLNCNVGADCGSNGPVAVIDLSLVPYEILHLVVAVSSRLILESLQRYRKLNSQNLPTVLVLEEAHTFVAKCTPHGDDIPSPADMCRGIFERIAREGRKFGLGLVLSSQRPSELSETVLSQCNSFLLHRITNDRDQDLISRLVPDSARGLLRELPSLPTRHCILLGIASKVPVLVEVKRMEDGQRPESDDPDFWKVWTNEAPRPIDWAKITKDWIGSSNDAVPPQEAK
- a CDS encoding DUF6538 domain-containing protein yields the protein MAQASFVHPLRSGKAPSFLYLKNGIFYYRYRFPGWLIAHMGHTEIRVSLRAGRRPQALLLLQQVLDGVLNEPPKAW
- a CDS encoding sulfurtransferase; amino-acid sequence: MHKMCSQITVGSSNVGGYPRSGSLIETDWLEVNIDNPTLRIFDCSAYFHAEPGTGISNWQNGHIPGSAYVDLLEELSDPDSDLPLMMPTPERFSQVMGGLGLGRGTTAVLYDDTDNICAARLWWMLHANGFNDAVVLNGGWRKWSMEHRRVTREQPGWCKAEFPLRPAPTVFVDKQAVLKNLQTNRALLIDALAPEIFDGSLQRYARPGHIPGSINVPAKALVDSKTMAFLPAVALRKIFSEAGLSVLRPTISYCGGGLAACSVAFALHLLGADNITVYDASLFEWAADPTLPLETGKVER
- a CDS encoding LysR family transcriptional regulator; this translates as MELRDLRTFVTLASLLNFNQTGKVLNAAQSTVSMRIKALEDELDVRLFERLGRKVVLTESGLKLLQYARKMLEIEEEARASVSDNAASGNVTIKVPESLECHRMPGVLLAFRRKIPTGRVRILPCIAGNVAEDLRRGVTDLAFVFAYEPSARDINAAFLGTDELVAVAAPEHPLAGMKMVGPADILKHSLLLAASDCSYRRTFEIFLSETANLPQPSVECDCVAAAISMVRAGLGLTILPEMAVRDHIAAGALRRLPLIGGPFETGVFMLWHKDKWLSPCLRDFMAVCRDHLMRE
- a CDS encoding IS3 family transposase; the encoded protein is MATQSGGLAGVIQFNRFSARRPPSEDRDLLLRTRMLKLANDRRRFGSPRLHELLRREGLVQNHKWAERIYQEENLSLRTRKRVKRPSHARIVQAGPDGPDERWRWIL
- a CDS encoding transposase; this encodes MKRSRFTEEQIIGILRQAEAGVRVVDLCRQNGISDATIYKWRSKFGGMNISDAKRLRQLEEENARLKRLVG